From a single Populus trichocarpa isolate Nisqually-1 chromosome 17, P.trichocarpa_v4.1, whole genome shotgun sequence genomic region:
- the LOC18099373 gene encoding probable fructokinase-6, chloroplastic — translation MAALHSTAFRLGSVALSSRQELSFRRGNVKASAFSCPSSVSIPRLSFQSKALGGDGFPETKDSSLVVCFGEMLIDFVPTISGLSLADAPAFKKAPGGAPANVAVGIARLGGSSAFIGKVGEDEFGYMLAEILKENNVNSEGMRFDPGARTALAFVTLRSDGEREFMFYRNPSADMLLQEAELDLDLIRKAKILHYGSISLITEPCKSAHIAAAKAAKNAGVVLSYDPNLRLPLWPSAESAREGILSIWDTADIIKISEEEISFLTKGEDPYDDAVVRKLCHPNHKLLLVTEGPEGCRYYTKEFNGRVKGLKVDAVDTTGAGDAFVAGILSQLAKDLSLLQNEDRLREALMFANACGALTVKGRGAIPALPTREAVHNAILHSVG, via the exons ATGGCTGCTCTTCACTCTACTGCTTTTCGTTTAGGTAGTGTGGCTTTGTCTTCTCGTCAAGAACTTAGTTTTAGACGAGGGAATGTTAAAGCCTCAGCTTTTTCTTGCCCTTCTTCGGTTTCCATTCCTCGATTGAGCTTCCAAA GTAAAGCATTAGGAGGTGATGGGTTTCCAGAAACGAAAGATTCCTCTCTTGTGGTTTGCTTTGGTGAAATGCTAATTGACTTTGTCCCGACCATTAGTGGACTTTCATTGGCTGATGCGCCAGCATTTAAAAAGGCTCCAGGAGGTGCACCTGCTAATGTTGCTGTCGGTATTGCTCGTCTTGGTGGCTCATCAGCATTTATTGGGAAG GTTGGTGAAGATGAGTTCGGATACATGCTTGCTGAAATATTAAAGGAGAATAATGTGAACAGTGAAGGGATGCGTTTTGATCCTGGTGCACGGACTGCTTTAGCATTTGTTACATTAAGGAGTGATGGGGAACGTGAGTTCATGTTTTACCGTAATCCTAGTGCAGATATGTTGCTTCAAGAAGCTGAACTTGATCTAGATTTGATTAGAAAG GCAAAAATACTTCATTATGGCTCTATAAGTCTTATAACAGAGCCATGCAAATCAGCCCACATTGCTGCAGCAAAAGCTGCCAAGAATGCAGGTGTTGTTTTATCCTACGATCCTAACCTGAGGCTTCCACTATGGCCTTCTGCAGAGAGTGCCAGAGAAGGGATTCTGAGCATTTGGGACACTGCTGATATTATTAAG ATAAGTGAAGAAGAGATATCCTTCTTGACTAAAGGAGAAGATCCATATGATGATGCTGTTGTTCGTAAGCTATGCCATCCAAATCATAAATTGCTTCTTGTCACCGAAGGGCCCGAGGGCTGCAGGTATTACACCAAA GAGTTCAATGGGAGGGTGAAGGGCTTAAAGGTAGATGCTGTGGACACCACTGGTGCTGGGGATGCATTTGTTGCTGGAATATTGTCACAGCTAGCTAAGGATCTCTCCTTGCTCCAG aATGAGGACCGATTGCGAGAAGCTCTGATGTTTGCTAATGCCTGTGGTGCATTGACTGTTAAGGGGAGAGGTGCAATTCCAGCTTTACCAACCAGAGAAGCTGTGCACAATGCCATCCTTCATTCTGTTGGATAG
- the LOC7460949 gene encoding polcalcin Syr v 3 produces MADEQAELNRIFKRFDLNGDGKISAAELGDCLKTLGSVTAEEVKRMMAEIDTDGDGSISYQEFLDFAKANSGLMKDVAKIF; encoded by the coding sequence ATGGCTGACGAACAAGCTGAGCTGAATCGCATTTTCAAAAGATTCGACTTGAATGGTGATGGCAAGATCTCTGCAGCAGAGCTGGGCGATTGCTTGAAGACTCTCGGCTCAGTCACAGCAGAGGAGGTCAAGCGCATGATGGCTGAGATAGATACTGATGGTGATGGATCCATTTCATATCAGGAGTTCTTAGATTTTGCTAAGGCTAACAGTGGCCTGATGAAGGATGTTGCTAAGATATTTTAA
- the LOC18099372 gene encoding probable serine/threonine-protein kinase PBL7: MGFCQGTCRNTKEPSNSSTCDALSASTIIAKDHSFDYDNELKMKGFLSKMFWQSGLACFLPNESDETIKKSNNKNGSLEHNKAWLLAESGGCGSGSELTNADPHSVHSSFRFSLCSQVELESMNMNSSASATVLMVNLDNGLNETRAKELKWRRIQSLERSISPVANSLVRFSYSEILAATNNFSKGRVLGRGALSFVFRGKVGFLRTAVAIKRLDKEDKEASKAFCRELMIASSLYHSNIVPLVGFCIDPEEGLFLVYKYVSGGSLERHLHDKKKVKVGVKGSSGLSWSVRYKVALGIAQAIAYLHNGTERCVVHRDIKPSNILLSSKKIPKLCDFGLATWTSAPSVPFLCKTVKGTFGYLAPEYFQHGKISDKTDVYAFGVVLLELITGRKPIEARRPPGEENLVLWAKPLLQKGKGAIEELLDPRLECTLRNTTQIIQMIQAATACVSNEESRRPGIDEIIGMLRGEEQPIYSNRKKSNFSGIIDCYPQLQQTKSEMNSHLALAMLGVSEFEDDDHLCCR; the protein is encoded by the exons ATGGGGTTCTGTCAAGGCACTTGTAGAAACACAAAAGAGCCATCAAATAGCTCTACTTGTGATGCTCTCTCCGCTTCAACTATCATAGCCAAAGATCATTCCTTTGACTATGATAATGAGCTGAAAATGAAAGGTTTTTTGTCAAAAATGTTTTGGCAATCTGGCTTGGCCTGTTTTTTACCAAATGAGAGTGATGAAACCATTAAAAAGAGTAATAACAAGAATGGAAGTTTAGAACACAACAAGGCATGGCTGCTGGCAGAGTCCGGTGGTTGTGGTAGTGGTTCAGAGTTAACAAATGCTGATCCACACTCAGTTCACTCTTCTTTCAGGTTCAGTTTATGCTCTCAAGTTGAGCTTGAGTCAATGAACATGAattcttcagcttctgcaactGTTTTGATGGTGAATTTGGACAATGGATTGAATGAGACGAGAGCTAAAGAGCTTAAATGGAGGAGAATTCAGTCTCTTGAGAGGAGTATCTCTCCAGTTGCAAATTCTTTGGTCAGATTCAGTTATAGTGAAATTCTTGCTGCTActaataatttctcaaaag GTAGAGTTTTGGGAAGGGGAGCTTTGAGCTTTGTTTTTAGAGGTAAAGTTGGGTTCTTGAGGACCGCTGTGGCAATTAAGAGATTAGACAAGGAGGATAAAGAGGCTTCAAAAGCATTTTGTAGAGAATTAATGATTGCTAGTTCTCTTTACCACTCAAATATTGTGCCTCTGGTGGGGTTCTGTATTGATCCGGAGGAGGGTTTGTTCTTGGTGTACAAATATGTATCTGGTGGAAGCTTAGAACGCCATTTGCACG ATAAGAAGAAAGTAAAGGTAGGAGTCAAGGGTTCTTCAGGCCTTTCCTGGTCTGTGAGATACAAGGTTGCACTTGGAATTGCACAAGCAATTGCATATTTGCATAATGGAACTGAGAGATGTGTTGTTCATAGAGATATTAAACCCTCAAATATACTCCTTTCTTCCAAGAAAATCCCAAAG TTGTGTGATTTCGGTTTAGCTACTTGGACTTCTGCACCTTCAGTCCCTTTCCTTTGTAAAACTGTCAAGGGGACATTTGG CTACTTGGCTCCTGAGTATTTCCAGCATGGGAAGATATCTGATAAGACGGATGTGTATGCTTTTGGTGTGGTCCTACTGGAACTAATTACCGGAAGGAAGCCAATTGAAGCAAGAAGGCCACCGGGGGAAGAGAATTTGGTCCTATGG GCTAAACCTCTATTGCAGAAGGGAAAAGGAGCCATTGAGGAGTTGCTTGATCCACGACTTGAATGCACTTTGAGAAATACAACTCAAATAATCCAGATGATTCAGGCTGCCACCGCCTGTGTAAGTAATGAAGAATCTCGAAGGCCAGGAATAGACGAAATTATTGGCATGCTGAGAGGTGAAGAACAACCAATCTACTCAAACAGGAAGAAGTCCAATTTTTCTGGGATTATAGATTGTTACCCTCAACTACAACAGACAAAAAGTGAGATGAATAGTCACTTAGCCTTGGCTATGTTAGGAGTTTCAGAATTTGAGGATGATGATCACCTTTGTTGTCGTTAA